A genomic region of Bacteroides sp. contains the following coding sequences:
- a CDS encoding MG2 domain-containing protein, whose protein sequence is MSFRNSLSLPILLLALTLMFCQCSGRRKAAEMKDPAYNPHIAAFTSGVIQGASSISVVLSEDYSGEVALQEPVPEKLFDFSPGIKGKAYWTDSRTIEFRPSERLPNGQTYTAKFYLGRVKEVPKDLATFKFSFQTIPQSFQVDVNQFEPLDPDDGEWNRLGGLLVAADMLDPAQAAKLLRAYQGRRELKIIWTQEASGTQLPFQIDSIQRPDSKSQVKITWDGKPIGVQQKDELLIDIPAISDFSVMEVSPHQQPEQFVLVRFSDPLSPEQDLNGLIRLEDAPDLRFLIDGSEVRVYPETRISGAKTLTLAEGINSRRGYRLGASQDFVLNFEDIQPAVKLAGTGVIIPNSDGLIFPFEAVNLRAVDLRIIKIFENNVGHFLQVNQIDESNQLKRAGRLILKRTIPLTSDRPIDYGTWNTFSFDLSKLISTEPGAIYRVEIGFRREHSTYRCPGQTEDEALTQMDAPGQSGIEDELDYWDSPMGYWDDYSYEDYYSYDNYDWEERDNPCSNSYYGRRRSVARNVLASDLGIVAKGGSDQAMLFAVTDLRTTLPLANVTLELYNYQNQLITSVTTDRSGMAKVQPDGKPFLLIAKQDQQRGYLRLDDGSALSLSRFDVSGNAVQRGLKGFLYGERGVWRPGDSLFVAFILEDRQKTLPEGHPVTFELYNPLGQLVQRMTRTSGQNGFYDFSTATTPDAPTGNWSGRVSVGGDTFSRVFKVESIKPNRLKINLDFGTERLSAGSTAVKGHLKVNWLHGAPARNLRANVTATLSPMTTSFDRFPGYTFDDPSRSFETEELTIFDGKVSESGEATVQSTLPVKGLAPGMLNAGFVVRVFEESGDFSIDRFSMPYSPYSHYVGLKLPEGEPYTGMLVNNTDHQIEIVTVDAEGNPVSRRDLQVDVYKVEWRWWWDASAENLASYMANSHQRPVHSVKVSTTNGKGSYTFRIPHPEWGRYLIRITDPASGHSTGETVYVDWPGWSSRAAASDPQAATMLSFSANKDKYQAGEEVKVTVPASAEGRALVSIESGSRVLDAFWVETRGQDTQFSFTATGEMAPNVYVHVTLVQPHRRTSNDLPIRLYGVIPVEVEDPATRLDPLVEMPQVLKPGENASIKVKEKSGKPMTYTLALVDEGLLDLTRFATPDPWRSFYAREALGVKTWDMYDYVLGAYGGRIERIFSIGGDEEIVGRPESQANRFKPVVKFLGPFTLERNRSNTHSFLMPQYVGSVRVMVIAGNDGAYGHAEKTVPVRNPLMVLATLPRVLTPGETVKLPVTVFAMENHVKNVRVEVQTNALLPVRGSTNRQISFSQTGDQVVNFDLEVAKAIGVGKVKVVVSSGSERAEYEIEIEVRNPNQRISQVLEAAIDPGKDWQSEYTLPGMNGTNTAVLEISSIPPVDFGRRLKYLINYPHGCLEQVTSAAFPQLFLSTVMEMDAPLRSKTEQNIGEALRLLGRYQMPGGGLAYWPGASEASDWGTSYAGHFMLEAEAKGYSLPLGLKDGWIRYQRNAARNFNPGASNMRFGAWTQNDLLQAYRLYTLALAKAPEMGAMNRLRESASLSLQARWRLAAAYALAGQPEAATRLVDQAATEVGEYPAFNMTYGSPERDQAMIVETLVLLNRRDEAVPVIRRLSEVLTSQRWLSTQTTAYALLAISKFAGDQAAGKDLKFAYRFNNGSEEQKTSQLPVNQVELRVGEASKGNVTVKNSGSSVLFARLLMTGIPDVTEMTAASSNLQVSVAYRGMDGKALDVTRLNQGTDFLAEVTVTNPGRLGNYTDLVLTQVFPSGWEIHNTRLDEFPSVHQASQPTYQDIRDDRVHSFFDLQAGQTKSFVVVLNAAYLGKFFLPGVFAEAMYNDQVNARIPGQWVEVVQAGN, encoded by the coding sequence ATGTCATTCAGAAACTCCTTGTCTTTGCCCATTTTGCTCCTTGCCCTTACCCTGATGTTTTGTCAGTGCTCAGGCCGCCGCAAGGCCGCTGAGATGAAAGATCCTGCCTACAACCCCCATATTGCGGCCTTTACCTCAGGGGTCATTCAAGGAGCATCCTCCATTAGTGTTGTCCTCAGTGAGGATTATTCAGGCGAGGTGGCTTTACAGGAGCCTGTCCCTGAAAAATTGTTCGACTTCTCGCCTGGCATCAAGGGGAAAGCATATTGGACCGATAGCCGAACCATTGAATTCCGACCCTCGGAACGTTTGCCCAATGGGCAGACTTATACAGCAAAGTTTTACCTGGGGAGAGTGAAGGAGGTGCCGAAAGATCTGGCCACTTTTAAGTTTTCTTTCCAGACCATCCCGCAATCCTTTCAGGTGGATGTAAACCAATTTGAGCCCCTCGATCCTGATGATGGTGAATGGAATCGCCTGGGAGGCCTCCTGGTAGCCGCCGATATGTTGGATCCGGCTCAGGCCGCCAAATTGCTCAGGGCTTACCAGGGCAGGAGGGAACTGAAGATCATCTGGACCCAGGAAGCCTCTGGCACACAGCTGCCATTTCAGATCGACAGCATCCAGCGCCCGGATAGCAAAAGCCAGGTAAAGATCACCTGGGACGGAAAGCCCATCGGGGTTCAGCAGAAGGATGAACTGCTGATCGATATTCCCGCCATCAGCGACTTCTCCGTAATGGAGGTTAGCCCGCACCAACAGCCTGAACAATTTGTCCTGGTCCGCTTTTCTGACCCGCTCAGCCCTGAGCAGGACCTGAACGGTCTCATCCGTCTGGAGGATGCCCCGGATCTGCGTTTCTTGATAGATGGTTCAGAAGTCCGGGTGTATCCCGAAACTCGTATCTCCGGGGCAAAGACCCTCACCCTGGCTGAAGGGATTAACAGCCGCCGGGGTTACCGCTTGGGTGCGTCGCAAGACTTTGTCCTGAATTTCGAAGATATCCAGCCAGCCGTAAAACTTGCAGGCACAGGCGTCATTATTCCCAATAGCGATGGCCTTATCTTTCCTTTCGAGGCGGTTAATTTGCGGGCTGTAGATTTAAGGATCATCAAGATTTTTGAAAATAACGTAGGGCATTTCCTGCAGGTTAACCAGATCGATGAAAGCAACCAGCTTAAAAGGGCAGGACGCCTGATTCTGAAACGTACAATCCCTCTGACTTCTGACCGCCCCATCGATTACGGAACCTGGAACACCTTCTCCTTTGACCTGTCAAAACTTATCAGCACTGAGCCAGGGGCCATTTACCGCGTTGAGATTGGTTTCCGCCGTGAACATTCAACCTACCGGTGCCCCGGACAAACCGAAGACGAAGCTCTTACCCAAATGGATGCCCCCGGCCAGTCTGGCATTGAGGATGAGCTGGATTATTGGGACTCACCCATGGGGTATTGGGACGACTATTCTTATGAGGATTACTATTCCTACGATAATTATGACTGGGAAGAACGCGACAACCCTTGCAGTAATTCCTATTATGGAAGGCGCCGCTCAGTAGCCCGCAATGTGCTGGCTTCCGATCTGGGCATTGTGGCTAAGGGCGGTTCGGATCAGGCGATGCTTTTTGCGGTTACCGACCTGAGAACCACGCTGCCATTGGCTAATGTCACCCTTGAGTTGTACAACTATCAGAACCAGCTGATTACAAGCGTAACCACTGACCGCAGTGGCATGGCCAAGGTTCAGCCTGATGGCAAGCCTTTCCTGCTGATTGCAAAACAGGATCAGCAAAGGGGCTATCTTCGCCTCGACGATGGCTCTGCCCTTTCCCTGAGCCGTTTCGATGTCTCGGGAAACGCTGTTCAGCGCGGCCTCAAAGGCTTTCTCTATGGGGAACGCGGCGTGTGGAGGCCAGGCGACTCCCTGTTTGTCGCCTTTATCCTCGAAGACCGGCAGAAAACCTTGCCCGAAGGCCACCCGGTCACCTTTGAACTCTACAACCCATTAGGACAGCTGGTCCAACGGATGACCCGTACCAGCGGCCAGAATGGCTTCTATGACTTCAGCACGGCCACAACCCCTGATGCGCCTACCGGAAACTGGTCGGGACGGGTAAGTGTGGGGGGGGACACCTTCTCACGGGTCTTTAAAGTCGAATCCATCAAGCCCAACCGCCTCAAGATAAACCTGGATTTTGGCACCGAAAGGCTTTCGGCTGGCAGCACTGCCGTAAAGGGCCACCTGAAGGTGAACTGGCTCCACGGGGCGCCTGCCCGGAACCTGCGGGCAAACGTTACTGCGACCCTGAGCCCCATGACTACCAGCTTCGATCGCTTCCCGGGATATACTTTTGATGATCCTTCCCGTAGCTTTGAAACGGAGGAACTGACCATTTTTGATGGAAAAGTCAGTGAAAGCGGGGAAGCCACAGTGCAATCCACCCTGCCGGTGAAGGGGCTGGCCCCCGGGATGCTCAATGCCGGCTTTGTGGTGCGCGTATTTGAAGAAAGCGGCGACTTCAGCATCGACCGTTTCAGCATGCCCTACTCTCCTTACAGCCATTATGTGGGGCTTAAACTTCCTGAAGGAGAGCCTTATACGGGGATGCTGGTGAACAACACAGATCATCAGATTGAAATAGTTACCGTGGATGCCGAAGGGAATCCCGTCTCCCGCCGCGACCTCCAGGTCGATGTCTATAAGGTGGAATGGCGCTGGTGGTGGGATGCTTCAGCAGAAAACCTGGCTTCCTATATGGCCAATTCACACCAACGGCCGGTGCATTCCGTGAAGGTGTCCACTACCAACGGAAAGGGCAGCTATACTTTCCGTATCCCTCATCCCGAATGGGGCCGTTACCTGATCCGCATCACCGATCCTGCAAGCGGACACAGCACCGGGGAAACAGTCTATGTTGACTGGCCCGGCTGGTCCTCGCGGGCAGCGGCATCCGACCCCCAGGCCGCAACCATGCTTAGCTTCTCTGCCAATAAGGACAAATACCAGGCAGGGGAGGAGGTCAAAGTGACGGTGCCCGCTTCCGCGGAAGGACGGGCGCTGGTGAGCATTGAGTCGGGCTCCAGGGTCCTCGATGCCTTCTGGGTCGAAACCAGGGGGCAGGATACCCAGTTCAGCTTTACCGCCACCGGCGAGATGGCGCCCAATGTCTATGTTCACGTGACCCTGGTCCAGCCCCACCGCCGCACCTCCAATGACCTGCCAATCCGCCTGTACGGGGTGATCCCTGTGGAAGTGGAGGACCCGGCTACACGCCTCGATCCCCTGGTAGAAATGCCCCAGGTCCTGAAACCCGGCGAGAATGCCAGCATCAAGGTAAAGGAGAAATCAGGGAAACCGATGACTTATACACTGGCCTTGGTGGATGAAGGTTTGCTCGACCTGACCCGTTTTGCCACCCCTGATCCCTGGCGTTCTTTTTATGCCCGCGAAGCCCTTGGCGTAAAAACCTGGGATATGTACGACTATGTGCTGGGAGCCTATGGCGGGCGCATCGAAAGGATCTTCAGCATTGGGGGCGACGAAGAGATCGTTGGGCGCCCCGAATCACAGGCCAACCGCTTCAAACCCGTGGTGAAGTTCCTCGGGCCCTTTACGCTTGAGCGAAACCGCAGCAACACCCATAGCTTTTTGATGCCCCAATACGTGGGGTCGGTCAGGGTGATGGTGATTGCGGGCAATGATGGCGCATACGGCCACGCTGAAAAGACTGTCCCGGTCAGGAATCCCCTGATGGTACTGGCTACCCTGCCCAGGGTCCTTACCCCTGGTGAAACCGTTAAGCTTCCCGTCACCGTTTTTGCAATGGAGAACCATGTGAAAAATGTCAGGGTGGAAGTCCAGACCAATGCCTTGCTCCCCGTCAGGGGCAGCACCAACCGCCAGATCAGCTTCAGCCAGACGGGCGACCAGGTGGTCAATTTCGACCTTGAGGTGGCCAAAGCCATTGGCGTTGGGAAAGTGAAGGTGGTGGTCAGCAGTGGCAGTGAACGCGCTGAATACGAGATTGAAATCGAAGTAAGGAATCCTAATCAGCGCATCTCTCAAGTCCTTGAAGCTGCGATCGATCCCGGCAAGGATTGGCAATCGGAGTATACCCTTCCGGGAATGAACGGCACCAATACCGCTGTGCTTGAGATCTCTTCCATCCCGCCCGTCGATTTTGGCAGGCGCCTGAAATACCTCATCAATTACCCCCATGGATGCCTCGAACAGGTAACCTCGGCTGCTTTTCCGCAGCTGTTCCTCTCGACGGTGATGGAAATGGACGCCCCTCTGCGCAGCAAGACCGAACAAAACATCGGCGAGGCCTTGCGCCTGCTGGGCCGCTACCAGATGCCCGGAGGAGGGCTAGCATACTGGCCCGGGGCTTCCGAAGCCAGCGATTGGGGCACCTCCTATGCCGGGCATTTCATGCTCGAGGCGGAGGCCAAAGGCTATTCCCTGCCCTTGGGGCTCAAGGATGGCTGGATTCGCTACCAGCGCAATGCAGCCCGCAACTTCAACCCCGGCGCCAGCAACATGCGTTTCGGGGCCTGGACCCAGAATGACCTCCTGCAAGCTTACCGCCTCTATACCCTGGCCCTGGCCAAAGCCCCCGAGATGGGCGCCATGAACCGCCTGCGCGAATCGGCCAGCCTGTCCCTGCAGGCACGCTGGCGACTGGCTGCAGCCTATGCCCTCGCCGGCCAGCCCGAAGCAGCAACCAGGCTTGTCGACCAGGCAGCTACCGAGGTCGGCGAATACCCGGCCTTCAATATGACTTATGGCTCACCTGAAAGGGATCAGGCGATGATCGTCGAAACTTTGGTATTGCTCAACCGCAGGGATGAAGCCGTTCCCGTGATCAGAAGGCTGTCGGAGGTGTTGACCAGCCAGCGTTGGCTGAGCACTCAGACCACCGCTTATGCCTTGCTGGCCATTTCCAAATTTGCCGGTGATCAGGCTGCAGGAAAGGACCTTAAATTTGCCTATCGCTTCAACAATGGCAGCGAAGAACAGAAAACTTCGCAGCTTCCTGTGAACCAGGTGGAACTGCGTGTGGGCGAGGCTTCAAAAGGGAATGTTACTGTTAAAAACTCCGGCAGTTCCGTATTGTTTGCCAGGCTGCTGATGACCGGCATCCCGGATGTTACAGAGATGACCGCTGCCAGCAGTAACCTTCAGGTTTCGGTGGCTTATCGCGGGATGGACGGCAAGGCGCTGGATGTAACCCGCCTGAACCAGGGCACCGACTTCTTGGCCGAAGTCACTGTGACCAACCCCGGCCGGCTTGGAAATTATACGGATTTGGTCCTAACCCAGGTTTTCCCCTCAGGATGGGAGATCCATAACACCCGCCTCGACGAATTTCCATCCGTACACCAGGCCAGTCAGCCCACCTACCAGGATATAAGGGATGACCGCGTCCACAGCTTCTTCGACCTCCAGGCAGGGCAGACCAAAAGC